GAAGTCATATCTGTGAACACACTGAATCTCACATGTGATGTGATTTGGATATGGCTGTGACGTgacgtgatgtgatgtggtATGGTGTGGTGCGGTGTGCTGTGGTGTGgtatggtgtggtgtggtgtggtgtgctGTGATGTTATGTGatgtgatttgatttgatttgattttacatatgatgtgctgtgctgtgatgtgatgtgatgtgatgtgatgtgatgtgatgtgatgtgatgtgctGTGATGTGATATGGTGTGATGTGAAGTGATGTGATGTGCTGTGgtatggtgtggtgtggtgtcaCTGTGTGATGTGACGTGATGTGACATTGGGTGATAAGATATATCTTGTCAGTGTTACCGTTGCCCACATGCCAAAACGCCATATGCGATTACACGCAAAATTATGATTGGCGAAAGGATCTACTCTAGTTTAGTCCAAGAGGTGGTAGATTCGTTTTATCGTTTTAATGATGCCATTACAGTCAATCAGGGGTTCTGGTTTTGCAAGTATtattttatctctttcattaACATTGATCCGATAGTTTACGTCTCAGAAGAAACATTGTATAATCATCTTACCAAGTAACGTCACGTCATGTCACATCGCGTTGTATCCTGTTGTTTTTTCAATATCGGCAAACATATTTTTTCGTAACTTTTTCTAAAGGATGTATTACCGTCTTACTAATTAGCATAAACGATAATATATTTATTCCAGGACCGACGAAATATACAATTTCTGAGGGAACAGTGTCTGGACACAACTATTATTTTTGTCTGCAACAAAATAGACGTTGACATGAGAGCGCTGTCGATGGATAACGGCTCAGGAGACGAACTGGATGATGAAGGGGATGACCGAGGTAAAACCAGTAGAAGCAGAAATACATTAACTGACCGTGAGGTTTCTAAAATGGAGAGGGTGTTCGACACATTGCAGCGTGAGGGACTAATCCAATCAGCTTCAGAAGATGAAGATGACGTCAGCCACGGCATGTATTCCTGTAAACTTTTTCACGGTTTGTCGTGTCGAGGAGTGCGCAAAGCCCGCATGCAGCCTGGAGGTGAAGAGGGCAATGCCTTCTTAGGGATGTTCAGGCGTTTTGAAGACTGCATCGGAGATTCGCTGAGGCGTAACCTCGATAAACTCAAATACCAGGCCACGACCGTCTTGTTGTGCAGTTACGACCGGTACCTGAGTTTCTGTGAAGAGCGACGAAGCGGTTTGAGCAGAGAGGTCGAAACGTCCCGACGTTTACTCGAAGAAGCGAAAGAGAGGTAGAGcttaacatgtttcaactgcTGACAGACTTTGTGAAGAGCGCTGAAATGCATATGAAACTGGGGACGGTGGTGCAAGACTCAATCGCTAGAGTCAAACCTGGCATTATCATTGATGCCGAGACAAGAGAGTTACCCGATGAATTCGTCTATCATGAATTTGACGAGCCCGAATTAAAACCACTCGTGAAGATGATCCAATCACTAACCGATGCCAAATCGATCACAGCTCATGCTTTTTGCCGAGACGTCTGCAACGTCATCATAAACAAGGTGACAAACGAGGTCCGTCGAGAAGCAACGGCGCTACTCAAAAGCGAATTTTCCACGTCCATGAAGCGAGTCATCCTCACGGTGTACGCGCTGGAACTACCGGCTCTTAGGTGTACCTTCGAAAAGGCATACGCCTCAGAAGTAGGTCTTGACGAAGATAGGAAGTCCAAGAAGAAGGAAACCAGCAGATTGTTGATACAGGTGGCAACAACTTTGTCAGCTGGCATCAGACGAGCGCTTCAGACTCATCTGGACGAGGTCTACAGCACGGAAAGTATCTGTGCCATGgtgaataaattgaaaattaagaTGAAAACGAAAAATGAACAGCAATGGAGAACTAGGATAGCAAATGAACTACTATCCAGCTTAGATGCAACTCAGCTCGCAGACAGTATTCGACAAGCCTGCAAAGGTCACCTCAACGAAGTTCATAATGCGTTCACTGTATCGCTCGAACAGCTTTGCGTATTGAACTCCGAGCTGACCAAACCCCACGAACAGCTAAAGGTGAAAATGAGAGACGTCTTCGTGCCCATGGTCGCTGACCTGAAAGTCAGGGGCTACGCCTTACAGTACGAAATCAAATACGGTAAGCTAAAGGTTGGGTCGAAACTCGGCGAAGGCAGTAGATGCAGGATTAATGAGTGTAAGGCGGCGGGAAATTGGCCTTGCTTACCATCCAAACTTGCGGTGAAGGTGGTTGCCTCAGAAGACAAACTGGGAAGAAAAAACGAATCATGGAATGAAACTATGGTGACACTACATTGTATTCGGTAAGTCCTTATATGCAGATATGTTAGAAATACTCTGTCACTAATTTTGCAGTCGTATTCAGTGATTCCAGACAATTTTTGGTAGCGTAAAAggcttgaacttttgctcaaactttcctcaattaaaCTTTAAACTGCATTCTCTTaacaaataaagaataaaaatcagggatcactcTACAAAGTGTGGtatactacagaaacaaatcatcatcacatttactaatatttgacattcaacatgtttgccatccctgtgttaactctatgagaaatttaaaaatttttgaTTCTCAAAATAACTAGGATAtttctcactccaagagctttaaaatgagtctcACAAGTGATATATCACAAAAGCATTGAAAGCCCGAACATCTATCCCCGAGGCTCTACGTCCTTATTAAACCGTTTGTGTGGTTTAGTTCTTTACCTTTACGGATTTTCCCACAATCAGGAATTGAGCACGAAAACGCGGAAGGCTTCTCAACTACGTGACATTTAATAGGAATTAAATTCAAACAATAGCCAGTTCCGGGATCAAAAGTCGTatatgtttgcaaaatatatctTCTCTTCTGACAACGCTGCTATTTGCGGATGCAGCACACGATAATAGAGAAAAAATAATCCAAACAACTTCGATAAggccaaataaaataaaaagtttgtttctcatcctcgcgcgcgtcaattcaggCTCACCGCGTCAACTTTTTGTTccctgctcatgaggaaataaaatgaaaagcgCATAACACGgtactgtataaaacagaactataaacaaaataactgacactaacgtgccattcagaactgtacacatatatcactgttatattaagctgtcaaaactgtacATTACTGCtttaaaagtcaaaccacagaactgttgaaagcaacactgctgtgcatttatctctatatgcattcctatgttgttttcatgttttgtgcGCGTGTTGTTGGTTGATGAAGAATTAAAAAATTTGCGAGGAAAAAAAACCGcatcattttttcaatattcctgggatgagaaacaaactttttgttttgcttgGCCTAAAGCTGCCAGCTTGGTCACAGTTACATGGGACGTCTACTAGTGTACCCGATCAAAAGTTTCCACTGAACTCAACCAAGCGTTTTGTCCATACTAGTCATGGGTGTCAATTTTACTGTATCTAAAATACTTAGTAGTTCATTTTGTGTGGTTGACACAAGTCTACCCTTGCCTCTAAAGCCACAGTTGAGCAGTCAAATTTTCTGGAACCTGGTACAAAATGTATGGCGTAAATTGTTGCAGATATCACGACAAGTGAACACGAGGTTTTTGTCACCCTACTTCAAAAGTTACAATTGGTCATTGGAAAACACGGTTAGAACATTTTTCTGTACTCAATACGTGTCGATTTGCATTGACGAACACACTCATCATGGTGAAATCACTATTTCATTTATTTCGACGCATAGTACCATGGGTGAAGATACCAAAGTTACTAATAGGCAGATCCGTATTTCATGAATGTCTATACCCCTTGACATTAACCACTTATCCCCGACTCGCAAACTGACGCTGTTTCCGATAATTTCCCTCGAATTAAAACTAAAGTCAGAGAACAACGGCCACCTCGGTAGTCCCAGGTTTGTGAATTGTATTAAGCCTTGTTCTGTCCTTTAAGAATATGTTTTCTTCTTCACTAACCATAACTTTTAATTATTTCCAACGCATTACTATCTGACTATGATTCTTCATGCGTGCTAGAATCCGATGACTTCAATAATgaatcaacaaaaacaaatgacaaatgtCTTCCTCTGAGAACTCTCATTGTATCAACTGAACTCTCTTGCTATGTGCAGATCCATAAAATTCCACGAGAATCTTCTTTCGGTGTACGGCTGGGTGATTCCTCGTCCCGGGAAATTATACATCGCGGTGGAAAAAGTGAAGACTGACCTGCAATCGTTGATGGAGGGCGCTAGTCTTGAACTGACATCGCGAATCCGAATGGCATCGAATGTAGCCAGTGGACTGGCAGCGTTGCACAAACAGGGCATCATACACGGTGATCTGAAACCACAAAATATTTTGGTGAGTGGTGACATGCACCGACTGTCGCAGATGATAGATGTGAAGTGGCACTCTTGCAGTAGGTCGAGCAAAATGCACTGAACACTGAGACTAGCGATATTTTGCCCTTGCCGATGGCTTCCAGGCTCCATGTTTGGAtcgattgaatgaatgaatgaatgaatgaatgaatgaatgaatgaatgaatgaatgaatgaatgaatgaatgaatgctaaTGACTTGGTAAACGCAGACCCTGGGGCGAGAGGTATCGTTCGAATGCTTGCTAGTTAATTTTACGTGTCATATTTAATGCCAACAATCAAAGATCAAGAAGCTCAAACGAGAAGTAGTCACATCTGTGATGAACACACTGACTATCCTaagacatttaaaaatgaatcgaAACAGAATATACTCTTTCGCCGCCTCCTTCATAGTTCGCGACttcaattaaaattgacattttgaaataatacTTTAAGTTCTTACCTTGGGAACGGGTAATTTGATCGGCTGGCTTGCTCTCTTGTTTACACCGTCCGATAaaaggtttttttttacttcatttcagGTGAAATTTGATGAGTCATCGGGCTGGAGCGCTCTGATAAATACGTGCAAACCGAAAGCCATCTTTGCACCGACAGCCCTCGGAGAACCATTTCACATTGCTCCATACCTGTACGAAGATAGCAAACGTCAGAGAGTCTTCGGAGATGTCTATGCTTTCGGCATGCTGCTGTGGTTTCTCTGTGACGGTAATTGTAGGCGTCCAGACGTGTACGACAAATACACTACCCGCGAAACCATGAAGATTGCAGTGGCAGAAAAAGCCATAAGACCGAAAAGGCCTGAGGAATGTGACAGTGCATTATGGGGGTTGATGAAGCAATGTTGGATGGAAGAAAAACGTCTCACCCTGGACGATATTCTTGAACGATTAGGAATTTgagtatttggccattattgGTTGGTTTATTATTCAAAAACAGAGAAAGTTACGTCTTGATTTTCAGGGAGCGAATTCAGTCAACATTTGTTTCTATGTTTTCATCTTAAAGTtcaacagtcgtcggaactgcgcctgtgcgagtttcttgtttaactttcatcagtcaccatcgtaccttggagacagtgtttacattggtactatgggtcccatacgaccttgagcgcagttccgacgactgtatcccttaaaTTATTAGCGTGCTCTTTCACCCTAAGGTACAATGCGTCTCGAGGCCATTTTTTCAGACTCTCGAAGTTTTACAGTACTGTATTTGTCTACCGCATTTGGGAGCTGAGTTTGAAGCTAACGAAGTACTAGTAGCTAAtattttttggttgtttttgtttattttcgtaTAATTCAAACATTTGGGTTTTTTCATAAGAGTTAACCCTGGGACGGCACAAATTTGGATTGCAGAtatcagtaatttgtttctccagtatcaaattttgcactgtgacccctgacttctgttcttgatttggtaagaaaatatttaataatttcattgaggaaagtttgagcagatgTTTCAGGCTtacaatttcgaggcgcattctgcATTAATGTTTCAGCATTGAATCAAAATTCCCAGCTACAGCATTCCACTTCCACAACCACCATAGAGCAATCATTGGCACCACTAAATGTGCCATTGTTTAACAGTTTTAACGACGTCGGTAATTTTTAAACAGATTTACTCATTCTGATTCCGTCCTCGGAGTACCTGTCAGTTAGCAGTTACCCGATTGGTCAGTTCCAAGTTACATACTGTTTCCGTAAGTATTATAATTAAAACTATTTATGCAGTTAACGTTTTTATTCTATTGAACTTGAATAGGTGAGTTGCACCTACGTAAAACCGTACCccacaaaatgcagaaaaacaaaacaagaagaACATGCATAGGGcaaacaataaaacaacaacaaacaaaacaacaacaacgacacaaaaagaaaaaaacatactgAAACGATTAGGTCATCACAGACAGAATAAAGAAAATGGCATATGTGCATTATGTAGTCTCATAATTCACAAAtctgttgtttgtttgcttgtttttgtttaacgtttaattttgttcagtttgctCTTTGTTCcgtatttatcatttatttttgtctATTTTGCACACTTTATTGTGCGTTGTTCGTAATTATttgttatatgtatgtatagtatgtATGTTTAAAACTTTTCTGTTATTGAATCTGAGGACCCTGTGGTCGAACAACGTGATATTTTATGCTTTTCTTTACTTTTAAAGTGGCTGGCAAACTCAGCTCTGGTTCAGTTTATTCTGAACACACTAAGGGACTGGTCCGCTTTCTTCAGCCTCAGGGGCGGTGATTCCGTGGGGGTCACCCCATATTGTACTTTACTGATGGAGGTCacgatgtttttgaaatgcacaATGGGGTGGGAGGGGGGTCTGCGTGTTCATGATTAAGACACGGTCTCATAATTGAATAATAATGCAACATATCAGcgacgaatttcatcattcatttACAAATGGGCCCTTCGGGCgaataactttaatatatgaGATATCCAATGTATGCAAATTGAAggtctgttttgcaaagcatcATACCAGCCACAAATTGCAAAGCATACAAAAGCATTATTCCTCACTGTTATCTCAGTCAAAactcagtatgagaaagcaaagTGCACTGTACCTTGATAGAGTGATATGATAGAGTGATAAgcttatattttataaagggaaatgacaagatatttttcttCCCCATTGATTCACCTGAAACGGAAGTCTTTCTCCTTCCTGTGACAAGTCTTTTTATGATTAAAATGAGTTATACAAAGGCAGTTGTTGTCATAGGTGTGTTTTTATGCTTTTAATCTACGATAAAAGAAAAGGTTCCTCAAACTATTAGTGCACGATATGGGGCAgattagtattaatttatgcaaattatattaatgagcattgtttcggtatttaaa
This DNA window, taken from Ptychodera flava strain L36383 chromosome 4, AS_Pfla_20210202, whole genome shotgun sequence, encodes the following:
- the LOC139131585 gene encoding dual serine/threonine and tyrosine protein kinase-like produces the protein MFQLLTDFVKSAEMHMKLGTVVQDSIARVKPGIIIDAETRELPDEFVYHEFDEPELKPLVKMIQSLTDAKSITAHAFCRDVCNVIINKVTNEVRREATALLKSEFSTSMKRVILTVYALELPALRCTFEKAYASEVGLDEDRKSKKKETSRLLIQVATTLSAGIRRALQTHLDEVYSTESICAMVNKLKIKMKTKNEQQWRTRIANELLSSLDATQLADSIRQACKGHLNEVHNAFTVSLEQLCVLNSELTKPHEQLKVKMRDVFVPMVADLKVRGYALQYEIKYGKLKVGSKLGEGSRCRINECKAAGNWPCLPSKLAVKVVASEDKLGRKNESWNETMVTLHCIRSIKFHENLLSVYGWVIPRPGKLYIAVEKVKTDLQSLMEGASLELTSRIRMASNVASGLAALHKQGIIHGDLKPQNILVKFDESSGWSALINTCKPKAIFAPTALGEPFHIAPYLYEDSKRQRVFGDVYAFGMLLWFLCDGNCRRPDVYDKYTTRETMKIAVAEKAIRPKRPEECDSALWGLMKQCWMEEKRLTLDDILERLGI